A genome region from Microbacterium profundi includes the following:
- a CDS encoding CPBP family intramembrane glutamic endopeptidase, with the protein MIRIRPAATVAFILLACGSAWLVALPLWLDGGLANPLAGILIPVMMFTPALAVLIVMLVLRPVPRGDRLRFLGIWPLRPAKRVVWMMVLGLFAPIVVIAVSVAVAALFGWVRLDLVGFSGFAEQLAASLPAGVPAPPATAVILAQLLAIPFAAATINALLAFGEELGWRGFLVPALRQYGTWPALLISGGVWGLWHSPLILLGYNFGVTDITGVLLMTAGCIAWGVLLGWLRLRSASLWPAVFAHGAMNAAGGMILWFYAAGTSVDPALAGMLGVAGWITCALVVVVLMLTGQFRKQPELDGAVGRMLSAPRQRGE; encoded by the coding sequence ATGATTCGCATCCGCCCCGCAGCCACCGTCGCATTCATCCTGCTCGCCTGCGGATCGGCCTGGCTCGTCGCGCTGCCGCTGTGGCTCGACGGCGGGTTGGCCAATCCACTCGCCGGCATCCTCATCCCGGTCATGATGTTCACGCCGGCGCTCGCCGTGCTCATCGTCATGCTCGTGTTGCGACCGGTGCCCAGAGGAGACCGGCTCCGGTTCCTCGGCATCTGGCCGCTGCGCCCCGCGAAGCGCGTGGTGTGGATGATGGTGCTCGGTCTGTTCGCGCCCATCGTCGTGATCGCGGTCTCCGTCGCCGTGGCGGCGCTGTTCGGTTGGGTGAGATTGGATCTCGTCGGGTTCTCCGGTTTCGCCGAGCAATTGGCGGCCAGTCTGCCCGCCGGGGTGCCTGCCCCTCCTGCGACCGCAGTGATCCTCGCCCAGCTGCTCGCGATTCCGTTCGCCGCGGCCACGATCAACGCACTGCTGGCCTTCGGCGAGGAACTCGGCTGGCGCGGATTCCTCGTGCCGGCGCTGCGTCAGTACGGCACCTGGCCCGCGCTGCTGATCAGCGGAGGGGTGTGGGGTCTGTGGCATTCACCCCTCATCCTGCTCGGTTACAACTTCGGCGTCACCGACATCACCGGTGTGCTGCTGATGACGGCTGGGTGCATCGCGTGGGGAGTGCTGCTCGGCTGGCTGCGGCTGCGCTCGGCTTCGCTGTGGCCGGCGGTCTTCGCGCACGGGGCGATGAATGCCGCCGGTGGGATGATCCTGTGGTTCTATGCGGCAGGGACGAGCGTCGATCCCGCGCTTGCTGGCATGCTCGGCGTGGCAGGGTGGATCACGTGCGCGCTGGTCGTGGTCGTGCTGATGCTGACCGGCCAGTTCCGCAAGCAGCCGGAGTTGGACGGTGCGGTAGGACGGATGCTGTCGGCTCCACGTCAGCGCGGTGAATGA
- a CDS encoding alanine racemase gives MLDLTADLSRTAAPSRDWDNPALWWPRLSDATSHLAAPVAVIDVDALRHNAMDLLVRAGGIPIRVASKSVRVRAVLDAVLRIPGYSGILSFSLAEALWLAETHDDIVLGYPTVDRAGLERLVHDEVAASRITLMVDDIAHLDLIDAVAPHDRRETIRVAIDADASWRSAALGHIGVRRSPLFTAADVAGFARTITRRPGFRLVGLQMYEAQIAGQGDNGSDAPVIRMVQARSRAELRGRRAEIADALTDVAPLEFLNGGGTGSLEFTGSDESVTEASAGSGLLGGHLFDGYRSFRPAPASAFAFDVVRRPADDIATVLGGGWIASGPALGSRQPRAVWPQGLRTMPREAAGEVQTPLHGDAARTLDIGDRVWFRHAKSGEPAERIDAYHLVAGTEVIDELPTYRGEGKAFL, from the coding sequence GTGCTCGACCTCACCGCTGACCTGAGCCGTACAGCCGCCCCCTCACGCGACTGGGACAACCCGGCGCTCTGGTGGCCGCGTTTGTCGGATGCCACCTCGCACCTCGCGGCGCCCGTCGCCGTGATCGATGTCGATGCGCTGCGTCACAACGCGATGGATCTGCTGGTGCGCGCCGGCGGCATCCCGATCCGTGTCGCCTCGAAATCGGTGCGCGTGCGGGCCGTGCTCGATGCCGTGCTGCGCATTCCCGGCTACAGCGGCATCCTCTCCTTCTCGCTCGCCGAAGCGCTCTGGCTCGCCGAGACGCACGACGACATCGTGCTCGGCTATCCGACCGTCGACCGGGCAGGCCTCGAGCGGCTGGTGCACGACGAGGTCGCCGCATCCCGCATCACCCTGATGGTCGACGACATCGCTCATCTCGACCTGATCGACGCCGTCGCGCCGCACGATCGGCGCGAGACGATCAGGGTGGCCATCGATGCCGACGCGTCATGGCGCTCTGCAGCACTCGGGCACATCGGCGTGCGCCGTTCGCCGCTGTTCACGGCCGCCGACGTCGCCGGATTCGCGCGTACGATCACGCGCCGACCCGGGTTCCGGCTGGTCGGGCTGCAGATGTACGAGGCGCAGATCGCGGGTCAGGGCGACAACGGCTCGGACGCGCCGGTGATCCGCATGGTGCAGGCGCGGTCGCGGGCCGAGCTGCGCGGGCGCCGCGCCGAGATCGCGGATGCTCTCACCGATGTCGCGCCGCTGGAGTTCCTCAACGGCGGAGGCACCGGGTCGCTGGAGTTCACCGGCAGTGACGAGTCCGTCACCGAGGCATCGGCGGGCAGTGGCCTGCTCGGTGGGCACCTGTTCGACGGCTACCGTTCCTTCCGCCCCGCACCTGCCAGCGCGTTCGCCTTCGATGTCGTGCGACGGCCGGCGGATGACATCGCCACGGTGCTCGGTGGGGGATGGATCGCGTCGGGTCCAGCACTCGGCTCGCGTCAGCCCCGTGCGGTATGGCCACAAGGGCTGCGAACGATGCCGCGCGAAGCCGCCGGTGAGGTGCAGACGCCGTTGCACGGCGACGCGGCGCGGACACTCGACATCGGCGACCGGGTGTGGTTCCGCCATGCGAAGAGCGGCGAGCCCGCCGAGCGCATCGACGCGTATCACCTGGTCGCCGGCACCGAGGTGATCGACGAGCTGCCCACGTATCGCGGCGAGGGCAAGGCGTTCCTGTGA
- a CDS encoding DUF501 domain-containing protein: MTTPPFAPPTTAEIDVVSAQLGRSARGVVGIAARCVCGNPTVVATSPRLPDGSPFPTFYYLTHPAATAAMSTLEATQVMPELAALLVEDETAAAAYQAAHEAYIADRTLFGEVTEIDGISAGGMPTRVKCLHALAGHALAAGPGVNPIGDAALARSSWSPQRCECEKPGAATA, encoded by the coding sequence GTGACGACCCCGCCCTTCGCCCCGCCCACCACTGCCGAGATCGACGTCGTGTCCGCGCAGCTGGGTCGTTCGGCGCGCGGGGTCGTCGGCATCGCGGCGCGGTGCGTCTGCGGGAATCCGACCGTCGTGGCGACCAGTCCTCGTCTGCCGGACGGATCGCCGTTCCCCACGTTCTACTACCTCACGCATCCCGCGGCGACCGCCGCGATGTCGACGCTCGAGGCCACACAGGTGATGCCCGAGCTGGCTGCTCTCCTCGTCGAGGACGAAACGGCTGCAGCGGCATATCAGGCAGCCCACGAGGCGTACATCGCCGACCGGACGCTGTTCGGCGAGGTGACCGAGATCGACGGGATCTCCGCCGGCGGCATGCCGACGCGAGTGAAGTGCCTGCACGCGCTGGCCGGTCACGCGCTGGCCGCCGGACCCGGAGTCAATCCGATCGGCGACGCCGCGCTCGCGCGATCGTCCTGGTCGCCGCAGCGCTGCGAATGCGAGAAGCCCGGAGCCGCGACCGCATGA
- a CDS encoding GntR family transcriptional regulator: MLIRIDAESSRPLFEQVASSVRGDILAGRLVPGDRLPSARDVAEALDINLHTVLRAYQQLRDEALIDLRRGRGAMVSASAAPLAELASDVAALVHRAASLGISSVTLAALVTEIES, translated from the coding sequence GTGCTGATCAGAATCGATGCGGAGAGTTCGCGACCGCTGTTCGAGCAGGTCGCTTCGTCCGTGCGTGGGGACATCCTCGCCGGGCGCCTCGTCCCCGGCGACCGGCTGCCTTCGGCTCGCGACGTCGCCGAGGCGCTCGACATCAACCTGCACACCGTGCTGCGCGCATATCAGCAGCTGCGTGATGAAGCGCTCATCGACCTGCGCCGAGGTCGGGGAGCGATGGTGTCGGCGTCGGCCGCGCCGCTCGCCGAGCTCGCCAGCGATGTCGCAGCGCTCGTGCACCGTGCCGCCTCTCTCGGAATCTCATCCGTCACCCTCGCCGCCCTCGTCACGGAGATCGAATCATGA
- the eno gene encoding phosphopyruvate hydratase: protein MALIEAVGAREILDSRGNPTVEVEVLLDDGIVQRAAVPSGASTGAFEAYELRDGDKSRYGGKGVLKAVDAIIDELGPALEGVEASEQRIVDEILNETDGTENKQRTGANAILGVSLAVAKAAADSADLPLFRYLGGANAHVLPVPLFNVINGGSHADNGIDMQEFFLAPIGAETYSEALRWGVETYHVLKGELKAAGFATGLGDEGGFAPDLPSNRDGLEFLIKAIEKAGFTPGTDIALGLDAAATEFFNDGVYRLDNKDWDAAALTEYYVGLVNDFPIITIEDGLAEDDWDGWKALTDALGAKVQLVGDDLFVTNPTRLAEGIKRGVANSLLVKVNQIGTLTETFDAVSLAQRSGYTAMLSHRSGETEDTTIADLVVATNSGQIKAGAPARSERVAKYNQLLRIEEELGDAAVFAGRSAFPRLQG from the coding sequence GTGGCACTCATCGAGGCTGTAGGCGCACGCGAGATTCTGGATTCACGCGGCAACCCGACCGTCGAGGTGGAGGTGCTCCTCGACGACGGAATCGTCCAGCGCGCGGCCGTCCCCTCCGGCGCATCCACCGGCGCATTCGAAGCGTACGAACTGCGTGACGGCGACAAGAGCCGCTACGGCGGCAAGGGCGTGCTGAAGGCCGTCGACGCCATCATCGATGAGCTCGGCCCGGCACTCGAGGGCGTCGAGGCGAGCGAGCAGCGCATCGTCGACGAGATCCTCAACGAGACCGACGGCACCGAGAACAAGCAGCGCACCGGCGCGAACGCCATCCTCGGCGTCAGCCTCGCCGTCGCCAAGGCCGCTGCCGACAGCGCAGACCTGCCGCTGTTCCGCTACCTCGGCGGCGCGAACGCACACGTTCTGCCCGTGCCGCTGTTCAACGTCATCAACGGTGGCTCGCACGCTGACAACGGCATCGACATGCAGGAGTTCTTCCTCGCGCCGATCGGTGCGGAGACCTACAGCGAAGCACTGCGCTGGGGCGTCGAGACCTACCACGTCCTCAAGGGCGAGCTCAAGGCAGCCGGATTCGCGACGGGCCTCGGCGACGAGGGCGGCTTCGCCCCCGACCTGCCCAGCAACCGCGACGGCCTCGAGTTCCTGATCAAGGCCATCGAGAAGGCCGGGTTCACTCCAGGCACCGACATCGCCCTGGGCCTGGATGCCGCCGCCACCGAGTTCTTCAACGATGGCGTCTACCGCCTCGACAACAAGGACTGGGACGCCGCCGCGCTCACCGAGTACTACGTCGGACTCGTGAACGACTTCCCGATCATCACGATCGAGGACGGCCTCGCCGAGGACGACTGGGACGGTTGGAAGGCACTCACCGATGCACTCGGTGCAAAGGTGCAGCTCGTCGGCGACGACCTGTTCGTCACCAACCCGACACGCCTCGCCGAAGGCATCAAGCGCGGAGTCGCCAACTCGCTCCTCGTCAAGGTCAACCAGATCGGCACGCTCACCGAGACGTTCGACGCGGTCAGCCTCGCGCAGCGCTCGGGATACACGGCGATGCTCTCGCACCGCTCCGGCGAGACCGAGGACACCACGATCGCCGACCTGGTCGTCGCGACGAACTCCGGTCAGATCAAGGCTGGTGCGCCTGCTCGCAGCGAGCGCGTCGCGAAGTACAATCAGCTTCTGCGCATCGAAGAAGAGCTCGGCGACGCCGCGGTGTTCGCGGGTCGCTCCGCGTTCCCGCGCCTGCAGGGCTGA
- a CDS encoding O-methyltransferase, which yields MAESTADNWRRADEYLADTLVGHDPALEAALAAQRAAGLPDIEVAPVSGKFLNLVARISGARRVLEIGTLGGYSTIWLARAVGAEGTVTTIEAEPANAAIARASIDAAGVGERVAIRIGRGADVLPTLEGSDPFDLVFIDADKESNTIYLDWAARLGRPGTVIVLDNIGREGEIVRDDTTDPRVIGTRDALRMLGEDPRFDATALQTVGIKGWDGVAVAVVVGM from the coding sequence ATGGCTGAATCGACCGCCGACAACTGGCGCCGCGCAGACGAGTACCTCGCCGACACTCTCGTCGGGCACGACCCGGCGCTCGAGGCGGCTCTCGCCGCTCAGCGCGCAGCCGGCCTGCCCGATATCGAAGTGGCGCCGGTCAGCGGCAAGTTCCTGAACCTCGTCGCCCGTATCAGCGGCGCACGCCGAGTGCTCGAGATCGGCACACTGGGTGGCTACTCCACGATCTGGCTCGCCAGGGCGGTCGGCGCGGAGGGCACGGTGACGACGATCGAGGCCGAGCCCGCCAACGCCGCGATCGCCCGCGCGAGCATCGATGCCGCTGGCGTGGGGGAGCGCGTCGCGATCCGCATCGGACGAGGTGCCGACGTGCTGCCGACGCTTGAGGGGTCGGACCCCTTCGACCTCGTGTTCATCGACGCGGACAAGGAGTCGAACACGATCTACCTCGACTGGGCCGCGCGGCTCGGCCGCCCTGGAACGGTGATCGTGCTCGACAACATCGGCCGAGAAGGCGAGATCGTCCGCGACGACACCACGGACCCGCGAGTGATCGGGACGCGCGATGCTCTCCGGATGCTCGGTGAGGATCCCCGCTTCGACGCCACGGCTCTGCAGACCGTCGGGATCAAGGGCTGGGACGGCGTCGCCGTTGCCGTCGTCGTCGGCATGTGA
- a CDS encoding S8 family serine peptidase — translation MLRSTVAVAAVAASVLLTGATTTPTPTPGPVPDDPTDPVRASEYWLDGAGIRDAWKTTRGEGVTIAIIDTGIGKVPSVFGDAVVDGTDVSGSGTPDGRTPVGAVDGDHGSWVASLAAGRGKADGTGMIGVAPEAKLLSVSVGFGAAAAVPFVEQVADGVRWAVDQGADIINMSFTTNTLDWDKSWDDAFLYAYEHDVVVVVAAGNRGSGTDVIGAPATIPGVLTVGGVDQTGTASVEASTQGITIGISAPSEGLLGVSADGELSLWRGTSGASPIVAGVAALIRSAFPDMDAANVINRIIKTALPVPGVSDLPDPLYGYGLLNASAAVTASVPTVDANPMGDLAEWVRLYRRAEAEPAPEPEVTPVQVDPLPAADPPSEPGSPLLPSAESLRFGTLPLIALTVPGILIALGVTAAARRIRSARKQSTPAP, via the coding sequence ATGCTGCGCAGCACCGTCGCGGTCGCGGCTGTGGCGGCATCCGTTCTGCTCACCGGAGCCACGACCACACCGACGCCGACGCCAGGACCCGTCCCCGACGACCCGACCGATCCGGTGCGCGCATCGGAGTACTGGCTCGACGGTGCCGGCATCCGCGACGCATGGAAGACCACGCGCGGTGAAGGCGTGACGATCGCGATCATCGACACCGGCATCGGCAAGGTGCCGTCGGTGTTCGGCGACGCCGTCGTCGACGGCACCGATGTCTCGGGCAGCGGCACGCCAGACGGACGCACGCCCGTCGGAGCCGTCGACGGCGACCACGGCTCGTGGGTGGCGTCGCTTGCCGCCGGTCGGGGCAAGGCCGACGGCACGGGCATGATCGGCGTGGCGCCAGAGGCGAAGCTGCTGTCGGTCTCGGTCGGCTTCGGCGCCGCCGCAGCCGTGCCGTTCGTCGAGCAGGTCGCCGACGGCGTCCGCTGGGCCGTCGATCAGGGCGCCGACATCATCAACATGTCGTTCACGACGAACACGCTCGACTGGGACAAGAGCTGGGATGACGCGTTCCTGTACGCGTACGAGCACGATGTCGTCGTCGTCGTCGCGGCGGGCAACCGGGGCAGCGGCACCGACGTCATCGGCGCACCGGCGACGATCCCCGGCGTGCTCACCGTCGGAGGCGTCGACCAGACCGGCACGGCGAGCGTGGAAGCATCCACGCAGGGGATCACGATCGGCATCTCGGCGCCGAGTGAAGGATTGCTCGGGGTCTCGGCGGATGGCGAACTGAGCCTGTGGCGCGGTACCAGCGGTGCATCGCCCATCGTGGCGGGCGTGGCGGCACTGATCCGGTCCGCCTTCCCGGATATGGATGCCGCGAACGTGATCAATCGCATCATCAAGACCGCGCTTCCCGTCCCTGGAGTGAGCGATCTGCCCGATCCGCTCTACGGATACGGCCTTCTGAACGCATCAGCGGCGGTGACGGCATCCGTTCCGACCGTCGATGCGAATCCGATGGGCGATCTCGCGGAGTGGGTGCGCCTGTACCGTCGTGCGGAGGCTGAGCCCGCACCGGAGCCCGAAGTCACGCCTGTACAGGTCGACCCGCTGCCCGCGGCAGATCCGCCGTCCGAGCCCGGCTCTCCGCTGCTTCCGAGCGCGGAATCACTGCGCTTCGGCACGCTTCCGCTCATCGCACTCACTGTGCCTGGTATTCTTATCGCGCTAGGCGTCACCGCTGCTGCCCGGCGCATCCGATCGGCGCGCAAGCAAAGCACGCCAGCACCCTGA
- a CDS encoding FtsB family cell division protein: MARRPTPPSASDPSAQAPPRKTKTAPSGAAKPGAAKPRSSRAATREVDVREWASGIRLSGFMVIMLSLVVLGAWVLVPTLGTFIDQRQKIAALEASVQVSADEIEALEQEQERWEDPAYITTQARERLYYVKPGEVVYLVDNDIDPASLPQEQTPVSDELKKTPADWMPQLLRTIAGAGLAQNASAGG; this comes from the coding sequence ATGGCGAGACGTCCGACTCCCCCTTCCGCATCCGACCCGAGCGCACAGGCTCCGCCACGCAAGACGAAGACGGCGCCGTCCGGCGCGGCGAAGCCCGGCGCTGCGAAGCCCCGCTCGTCCCGCGCCGCGACCCGAGAGGTCGACGTGCGGGAGTGGGCATCCGGCATCCGGCTCTCCGGTTTCATGGTCATCATGCTCTCGCTCGTCGTGCTCGGCGCGTGGGTCCTGGTGCCGACCCTCGGCACGTTCATCGATCAGCGGCAGAAGATCGCCGCGCTCGAGGCGTCGGTGCAGGTGAGCGCCGACGAGATCGAGGCGCTCGAGCAGGAGCAGGAGCGCTGGGAAGACCCGGCCTACATCACCACGCAGGCTCGCGAGCGGCTCTACTACGTCAAGCCGGGCGAGGTCGTCTACCTCGTCGACAACGACATCGACCCCGCATCGCTCCCGCAGGAGCAGACGCCCGTGAGCGATGAGCTGAAGAAGACGCCCGCCGACTGGATGCCGCAGCTGCTGCGCACCATCGCCGGAGCGGGGCTCGCCCAGAACGCGAGCGCCGGCGGATAG
- a CDS encoding NAD(P)/FAD-dependent oxidoreductase, whose translation MPKILIVGGGYAGFYTAWKLEKHLRKHEADVTMVDPLPYMTYQPFLPEVAAGSIEARHVVVAHRRHLKRTNVVTAKVTGINHANKVATITPPVGEPYELEYDQIVVTAGAVSRTFPIPGIADNAIGLKTIEEAVAVRDKLMSNFDKAASLPAGPERDRLLTTVVVGGGFAGIEVFAELRSLASSLLSKYPPLRFEDTHFHLIEAMGRIMPEVSLKTSEWVLKDLAKRGANVHLDTQVQGAIDGNVAISTGEVIPTDLIVWTAGVMANPTVVRGGDLPVEERGRIQTRADLRVGTAEEFVEGAWAAGDVSAVPDLSGGGVGGYCVPNAQHAVRQAKLLAKNLVAVIRGEGTKDYFHKNLGAVAGLGLYNGVFQSGDLALKGFVAWIAHRGYHGLAMPTWERKWRVLWDWWNNLWLGRDIVNLQAIQNPRYVFEEFAARPRPAADAAAAAPAKPAAAKPAAAKPAAAKPAAAKPAATKASAK comes from the coding sequence GTGCCCAAGATTCTGATCGTCGGCGGCGGCTACGCGGGCTTCTACACGGCCTGGAAGCTCGAGAAGCACCTTCGAAAGCACGAGGCCGACGTGACCATGGTCGACCCGCTGCCGTACATGACGTACCAGCCGTTCCTCCCTGAGGTCGCGGCCGGTTCGATCGAGGCACGGCACGTTGTCGTCGCGCATCGTCGCCACCTGAAGCGCACGAATGTCGTCACGGCGAAGGTGACCGGCATCAATCACGCGAACAAGGTCGCCACCATCACGCCTCCGGTTGGGGAGCCGTACGAGCTCGAGTACGACCAGATCGTCGTCACCGCCGGCGCAGTCTCGCGCACGTTCCCGATCCCCGGCATCGCCGACAATGCGATCGGGCTCAAGACGATCGAAGAGGCCGTCGCCGTACGCGACAAGCTGATGTCGAACTTCGACAAGGCCGCTTCGCTGCCGGCCGGCCCCGAGCGCGACCGCCTGCTGACCACTGTCGTCGTCGGCGGCGGCTTCGCCGGCATCGAGGTGTTCGCCGAGCTGCGCTCACTGGCATCGTCGCTGCTGTCGAAGTACCCGCCGCTGCGTTTCGAGGACACCCACTTCCACCTCATCGAGGCGATGGGCCGCATCATGCCCGAGGTCTCGCTGAAGACGAGCGAATGGGTTCTGAAGGATCTCGCCAAGCGCGGGGCCAACGTGCACCTCGACACGCAGGTGCAGGGCGCCATCGACGGCAACGTCGCGATCTCCACCGGTGAGGTCATCCCCACCGACCTCATCGTCTGGACCGCGGGTGTCATGGCGAACCCCACCGTCGTGCGCGGCGGCGATCTGCCGGTCGAGGAGCGCGGTCGCATCCAGACCCGCGCCGACCTGCGCGTCGGCACGGCAGAGGAGTTCGTCGAAGGTGCGTGGGCCGCCGGTGATGTCTCGGCCGTCCCCGACCTCTCCGGTGGTGGCGTCGGCGGCTACTGCGTGCCGAACGCCCAGCACGCGGTGCGTCAGGCGAAGCTGCTCGCGAAGAACCTGGTGGCAGTGATCCGTGGCGAGGGCACCAAGGACTACTTCCACAAGAACCTCGGCGCCGTCGCAGGGCTCGGCCTCTACAACGGCGTCTTCCAGTCCGGAGATCTTGCACTCAAGGGCTTCGTCGCGTGGATCGCACACCGTGGCTACCACGGGCTCGCGATGCCGACGTGGGAGCGCAAGTGGCGCGTGCTCTGGGACTGGTGGAACAACCTGTGGCTCGGTCGCGACATCGTGAACCTGCAGGCCATTCAGAACCCTCGTTACGTCTTCGAGGAGTTTGCCGCTCGTCCGCGTCCCGCAGCGGATGCTGCCGCTGCAGCGCCTGCGAAGCCCGCTGCTGCGAAGCCCGCTGCTGCGAAGCCCGCAGCTGCGAAGCCCGCTGCTGCGAAGCCCGCTGCGACCAAGGCGTCGGCGAAGTAA
- a CDS encoding D-arabinono-1,4-lactone oxidase: MTRPGGTWQNWARSASVRPTSVERPRTPEGVQRAVQAAAAHNLQIKAVGAGHSFTGIAVAPGVLLELDDMQGLVSVDPDRARVTFLAGTRLHRIPRLLAPHGLVMENLGDIDRQSISGAISSGTHGTGARFGGLAAQVVGVTLITAQGEFLRVSDTENTEMLPAVALGLGALGILVDVTLQCVPAFVMHAIDAPLPLDDVLDTLDERVSASDHFEFYWFPHTDVALTKRQTRLPESTPRKPLPTVGRWIDETLLSNGVYRMVCAAGQVLPAITPPFNRLAVKLTGDREYTDLSHRVLTQRRNVRFREMEYALPAANVLPAVQAIRALITARGWKIEFPVEVRFAAADDRWLSTAYDRASGYIAVHRYWRADPTAYFEAVERICLEHGGRPHWGKLHTLNAQQLRERYPRFDDFRAVRDRLDPDRRFANRHLDRVLGE, from the coding sequence GTGACGCGTCCCGGCGGCACGTGGCAGAACTGGGCGCGCTCGGCGAGCGTGAGGCCGACCAGCGTCGAGCGACCGCGCACGCCGGAGGGCGTGCAGCGCGCCGTGCAGGCGGCTGCCGCCCACAACCTTCAGATCAAGGCCGTCGGCGCCGGTCACAGCTTCACCGGCATCGCGGTGGCTCCCGGGGTTCTTCTCGAACTCGATGACATGCAGGGGCTGGTGTCGGTCGATCCAGACCGCGCACGAGTGACATTCCTCGCAGGTACCCGGCTGCACCGCATCCCCCGTCTGCTCGCTCCCCACGGACTCGTCATGGAGAACCTCGGCGACATCGACCGCCAATCGATCTCCGGTGCGATCTCCTCCGGCACCCACGGGACGGGTGCGCGTTTCGGCGGACTCGCGGCGCAGGTCGTCGGCGTGACCCTGATCACCGCGCAGGGAGAATTCCTCCGGGTGAGCGACACCGAGAACACCGAGATGCTGCCGGCCGTCGCGCTGGGGCTCGGCGCACTCGGCATCCTCGTCGACGTCACGCTGCAGTGCGTCCCCGCCTTCGTCATGCACGCCATCGACGCGCCGCTGCCGCTCGATGACGTGCTGGATACGCTCGACGAGCGGGTCTCAGCGTCGGACCATTTCGAGTTCTACTGGTTCCCGCACACCGACGTGGCACTCACGAAGAGGCAGACCAGGCTGCCGGAGTCGACTCCCCGCAAGCCGCTGCCGACTGTCGGCAGGTGGATCGACGAGACCCTGCTCTCCAACGGCGTGTACCGGATGGTGTGCGCCGCAGGACAGGTGCTTCCGGCCATCACGCCGCCGTTCAATCGCCTCGCCGTGAAGCTCACCGGAGACCGCGAGTACACCGACCTGTCGCATCGGGTGCTCACACAGCGCCGCAACGTACGGTTCCGGGAGATGGAGTACGCACTCCCGGCGGCGAACGTCCTACCGGCCGTCCAGGCGATTCGAGCGCTCATCACCGCGCGGGGCTGGAAGATCGAGTTCCCGGTCGAGGTGCGCTTCGCTGCGGCGGATGACCGCTGGCTCTCCACGGCGTACGACCGTGCCAGCGGGTACATCGCCGTGCATCGATACTGGCGCGCCGATCCGACGGCCTACTTCGAGGCCGTCGAACGCATCTGCCTCGAACACGGGGGACGCCCGCACTGGGGCAAGCTCCACACTCTGAACGCACAGCAGCTGCGGGAGCGCTATCCGCGGTTCGACGACTTCCGAGCGGTGCGCGACCGGCTGGATCCCGACCGCCGGTTCGCGAATCGTCATCTTGACCGAGTGCTCGGAGAGTGA